One segment of Cynocephalus volans isolate mCynVol1 chromosome 8, mCynVol1.pri, whole genome shotgun sequence DNA contains the following:
- the TDRD10 gene encoding LOW QUALITY PROTEIN: tudor domain-containing protein 10 (The sequence of the model RefSeq protein was modified relative to this genomic sequence to represent the inferred CDS: deleted 2 bases in 2 codons; substituted 1 base at 1 genomic stop codon) yields MALEGGVGELKGEILGLLKDFNPVHIHKIQNGCKCFTFVDLGSMXKVALAIQELNGKLFHRRKLFVNTSKRLPKRIPGRAEWPQKLSFGEGVWTYYMQLTPKSSLDPCETEKLRAAFFAVPMEMRGSFLVLLLRGCFQDLSLIHSIRGELGLLMTNVIPQTPFFWAMHITETPHHNMQMLFSTLAEAEERQPYLDNSAVQRGTRCLAEYLLGNYGHAWNRCWVLGRVDNWAVVMFIDFGQSATIPVQSLRSLDSDDFWTIPPLTQPFMLETDILHYDQVVHQILKGKITGTLDSKLHILKFEEFK; encoded by the exons GGGGAAATTCTGGGCCTTCTAAAGGACTTCAACCCTGTCCATATCCACAAAATCCAGAATGGCTGCAAATG CTTCACATTTGTAGATCTGGGCTCCATGTAGAAAGTGGCGCTTGCAATCCAGGAGCTGAATGGCAAGCTCTTCCACAGACGAAAATTGTTTGTGAATACAAGCAAAAGGCTTCCTAAAAGGATCCCTGGCAGGGCCGAGTGGCCCCAGAAGCTCA gTTTTGGAGAGGGAGTCTG GACTTACTATATGCAGCTCACTCCTAAGTCTTCTCTGGACCCCTGtgagacagagaaactgagggcAGCCTTCTTTGCAGTTCCAATGGAAATGAG AGGATCCTTCCTGGTGCTGCTCCTGAGGGGATGCTTCCAAGACCTGAGCCTCATCCACAGCATCCGCGGGGAGCTGGGGCTGCTGATGACCAATGTCATCCCTCAGACCCCATTTTTCTGGGCCATGCACATCACTGAG ACTCCGCACCACAACATGCAGATGCTGTTCAGCACCCTCGCTGAGGCAGAGGAGCGG CAGCCCTACCTGGACAACTCTGCCGTGCAGCGTGGGACCCGCTGTCTGGCTGAGTACCTCCTAGGCAATTATGGACACGCCTGGAACAG gtgctgggtgctgggcagGGTGGACAACTGGGCTGTGGTCATGTTCATTGAT TTTGGCCAGTCGGCCACCATTCCTGTGCAGTCCTTGCGCAGCCTGGATAGTGATGACTTCTGGACCATCCCTCCTCTGACTCAGCCGTTCATGCTGGAGACAG acATTTTGCATTATGATCAGGTTGTCCATCAAATCCTCAAAGGGAAAATCACTGGCACTTTGGACTCCAAG ttGCACATCCTGAAGTTTGAAGAGTTTAAATAA
- the UBE2Q1 gene encoding ubiquitin-conjugating enzyme E2 Q1, giving the protein MQQPQPQGQQQPGPGQQLGGQGAAPGSGGGPGGGPGPGPCLRRELKLLESIFHRGHERFRIASACLDELSCEFLLAGAGGAGAAGAGAAPGPHLPPRGSVPVDPVRIHCNITESYPAVPPIWSVESDDPNLAAVLERLVDIKKGNTLLLQHLKRIISDLCKLYNLPQHPDVEMLDQPLPAEQCTQEDVSSEDEDEEMPEDTEDLDHYEMKEEEPAEGKKSEDDGIGKENLAILEKIKKNQRQDYLNGAVSGSVQATDRLMKELRDIYRSQSFKGGNYAVELVNDSLYDWNVKLLKVDQDSALHNDLQILKEKEGADFILLNFSFKDNFPFDPPFVRVVSPVLSGGYVLGGGAICMELLTKQGWSSAYSIESVIMQISATLVKGKARVQFGANKSQYSLTRAQQSYKSLVQIHEKNGWYTPPKEDG; this is encoded by the exons ATGCAGCAGCCGCAGCCGCAGGGGCAGCAGCAGCCAGGGCCGGGGCAGCAGTTGGGGGGTCAGGGGGCGGCGCCGGGGTCCGGGGGCGGCCCAGGGGGGGGCCCGGGGCCAGGGCCCTGCCTGAGGCGGGAGCTGAAGCTGCTCGAGTCCATCTTCCACCGCGGCCACGAGCGCTTCCGCATTGCCAGCGCCTGCCTGGACGAGCTGAGCTGCGAGTTCCTGCTGGCTGGGGCCGGAGGGGCCGGGGCGGCCGGGGCGGGGGCCGCGCCCGGACCGCATCTCCCCCCACGGGGGTCGGTGCCTGTGGATCCCGTCCGCATCCACTGCAACATCACG GAGTCATACCCTGCTGTGCCTCCCATCTGGTCAGTGGAGTCTGATGACCCTAACTTGGCTGCTGTCTTGGAGAGGCTGGTGGACATAAAGAAAGGGAATACTCTG CTATTGCAGCATCTGAAGAGGATTATCTCCGACCTGTGTAAACTCTATAACCTTCCTCAGCATCCAGATGTGGAGATGCTGGATCAGCCCTTGCCAGCAGAGCAG TGCACACAGGAAGACGTGTCATCAGAAGATGAAGATGAGGAGATGCCTGAG GACACAGAAGACCTAGATCACTatgaaatgaaagaggaagagcCAGCAGAGGGCAAGAAGTCCGAAGATGATGGCATCGGAAAAGAAAACTTGGCCATcctagagaaaattaaaaagaaccagAGGCAAGATTACTTAAAT GGTGCGGTGTCTGGCTCGGTGCAGGCCACTGACCGGCTGATGAAGGAGCTCAGGGATATATACCGATCACAGAGTTTCAAAGGTG gAAACTATGCAGTCGAACTCGTGAATGACAGTCTATATGATTGGAATGTCAAACTCCTCAA AGTTGACCAGGACAGCGCTTTGCACAACGATCTCCAGATCctcaaagagaaagaaggagcTGACTTCATCCTacttaacttttcttttaaa gataACTTCCCCTTTGACCCACCATTTGTCAGGGTTGTGTCTCCAGTCCTCTCTGGAGG GTATGTTCTGGGCGGAGGTGCCATCTGCATGGAACTTCTCACCAAACAG GGCTGGAGCAGTGCCTATTCCATAGAGTCAGTGATCATGCAGATCAGTGCCACACTGGTGAAGGGAAAAGCACGAGTGCAGTTTGGAGCCAACAAA TCTCAATACAGTCTGACAAGAGCACAGCAGTCCTACAAGTCCTTGGTGCAGATCCACGAAAAAAACG GTTGGTACACACCCCCAAAGGAAGATGGCTAA
- the CHRNB2 gene encoding neuronal acetylcholine receptor subunit beta-2, with translation MARRSGPMALLLSFGFLGLCSGVWGTDTEERLVEHLLDPSRYNKLIRPATNGSELVTVQLMVSLAQLISVHEREQIMTTNVWLTQEWEDYRLTWKPEEFDNMKKVRLPSKHIWLPDVVLYNNADGMYEVSFYSNAVVSYDGSIFWLPPAIYKSACKIEVKHFPFDQQNCTMKFRSWTYDRTEIDLVLKSDVASLDDFTPSGEWDIVALPGRRNENPDDSTYVDITYDFIIRRKPLFYTINLIIPCVLITSLAILVFYLPSDCGEKMTLCISVLLALTVFLLLISKIVPPTSLDVPLVGKYLMFTMVLVTFSIVTSVCVLNVHHRSPTTHTMAPWVKVVFLERLPALLFMQQPRHHCARQRLRLRRRQQERERSGALFFREVRGADSCTCFVNRASVQGLAGGAFGAEPAPVAGPGRAGGPCGCGLREAVEGVRFIADHMRSEDDDQSVSEDWKYVAMVIDRLFLWIFVFVCVFGTIGMFLQPLFQNYTSTTFLHPDHSAPSSK, from the exons ATGGCCCGACGCTCCGGCCCTATGGCGCTGCTCCTCAGCTTCGGCTTCCTTGGGCTGTGCTCAG GTGTGTGGGGTACAGACACGGAGGAGCGGCTGGTGGAGCATCTCCTGGATCCTTCTCGCTACAACAAGCTTATCCGCCCAGCCACCAATGGCTCTGAGCTGGTGACGGTACAGCTCATGGTATCATTGGCCCAGCTCATCAGTGTG CATGAACGGGAGCAGATCATGACCACCAATGTCTGGTTGACCCAG GAGTGGGAAGACTATCGCCTCACCTGGAAGCCTGAGGAGTTTGACAATATGAAGAAAGTTCGGCTCCCTTCCAAACATATCTGGCTGCCAGATGTGGTCCTGTACAACAA tGCGGATGGAATGTATGAGGTGTCCTTCTATTCCAACGCCGTGGTCTCCTATGACGGCAGCATCTTCTGGCTGCCGCCTGCCATCTACAAGAGTGCATGCAAGATTGAAGTAAAGCACTTCCCATTTGACCAGCAAAACTGCACCATGAAGTTCCGCTCGTGGACCTACGACCGCACCGAGATCGACTTGGTGCTCAAGAGTGACGTGGCCAGCCTGGACGACTTCACACCCAGTGGTGAGTGGGACATCGTGGCGCTGCCTGGCCGGCGCAATGAAAACCCGGACGACTCCACTTACGTGGACATCACGTACGACTTCATCATTCGCCGCAAGCCGCTCTTCTACACCATCAACCTCATCATCCCCTGCGTGCTCATCACCTCACTGGCCATCCTCGTCTTCTACCTGCCGTCGGACTGTGGCGAGAAGATGACGTTGTGCATCTCCGTGCTGCTGGCGCTCACAGTCTTCCTGCTGCTCATCTCCAAGATCGTGCCTCCCACCTCCCTCGACGTACCGCTCGTCGGCAAGTACCTCATGTTCACCATGGTGCTTGTCACCTTCTCCATCGTCACGAGCGTGTGCGTGCTCAACGTGCACCACCGCTCGCCCACCACGCACACCATGGCGCCCTGGGTCAAGGTCGTCTTCCTGGAGAGGCTGCCGGCGCTGCTCTTCATGCAGCAGCCGCGCCACCACTGCGCCCGCCAGCGCCTGCGCCTGCGGCGCCGCCAGCAAGAGCGCGAGCGCTCTGGCGCCCTCTTCTTCCGCGAAGTGCGCGGGGCCGACTCCTGCACGTGCTTCGTCAACCGCGCGTCGGTCCAGGGCTTGGCCGGCGGGGCCTTCGGGGCTGAGCCCGCGCCAGTGGCCGGCCCGGGGCGCGCTGGGGGGCCGTGTGGCTGCGGCCTCCGGGAGGCAGTGGAGGGCGTGCGCTTCATTGCGGACCATATGCGGAGCGAGGACGACGACCAGAGT GTGAGTGAGGACTGGAAGTACGTCGCCATGGTGATCGACCGCCTGTTCCTCTGgatctttgtttttgtctgtgtctTTGGCACCATTGGCATGTTCCTGCAGCCTCTTTTCCAGAACTACACCAGCACCACCTTCCTCCACCCGGACCACTCAGCTCCCAGCTCCAAGTGA